The nucleotide sequence CAACGTTTCAAATTTGTACGTGTCGTAATTAGTTGCAATAATTTTCTTTAGGCGTGTCATGCGAAGACTGCGGGGTTGTGGGCTGGGTAAAAAATTTGGTTTCAATGCTTTGTTAAAAGTATTGTGATTTTCAATTTCTGTCAACAAGGAACAAAATTGCTCTTTGAGTTTTGCGAAAAGTGCAATGGCTGAAAATTTATTTGAAAAACAGTCCTTCATTTTTGTTTTTAAATTTTTTACGAAGTGAAGCTTGGCTTTTGCGTGCTATGGTTGCTAACGGTTTGCGGTTGAATTTGGCAGGCTTTTACTTGCAGTCATTGTCAAACCGCTAAAATGTTTGAACTATGTTATTCATGTCAAGTTGCCCATAACAGCCTGCTAAATTTTAACCGTGTGTTATGGGCTGGTTTTATTTACCTGTTAAGTATTAATTTTTTGTTCCTTGTAATTTTGCCACAGTCAATGTCAAGTTTGCACAGATAAGCTCCATTAGTGAGTCCAATTAAGGAAATATTAAGTTCATTATTGCCTGGGTTAAGTTTAAATGATTTAATTTGGGTTCCTTCTATGTTCGTTATGGATATTATTCCTTTGCTCTCAAGTGGCAGGAAGTATGGAATAACAACAGCTCCATTTGTTGGGTTAGGAATACAATTTCCAAGGTATTCTGGTTCCGGTATCAGTTCTTCTTTTATATTTGAATACGGTGTATAATAACGGGCAATGTTATTATATGGTAAGGTAAAAGCTCCTCCCACATAAAGCGTGTCTTTATATTCTTGTAAAGCAAATACCGTACTGTTTGGACCAATTACTTTATGCCACTGAACTCCATCCCAGCGAGCAACATATATTGTTGTAGAATCACTTCCTACTATCAGCATTGAACCACCAACATATAAATCGCCATGATACATTGTCATACACCGAATACCACCAGAAAGCCCCTGATCAAGACTAAACCAATTGTTTCCATTCCACCCTGCAATGTAGTTTACATTTATACCATGTATTCCTCCAACAAGGTTGAATGCTCCTGCAACATACAAATTGTTATGAATAGTATCGGCAGTCATAGTTAACGCACGATCACTTAATCCTGTGTCTAAATCCATCCATTGGACACCATCCCAAGAGGCAATGTTAAAAGCTACTTGTGTACCTGCATAGTTAAAATCTCCAGCAATATATAATTTATTGTTTAGTGTAGTCATTGTCGTTACTTCTGTCATAAACCCTCCTGTGACTCCACCACTAACATTGCTCCAGTTGCTTTCATTCCATTTTCCTATACGGTTTACATTTACACCTCCAATTTTTGTTATATTTCCTGCTGCATATAAGTTGTTATTATATGTTGCCATTGCTTTAATCTGACCTACATCATTATTGGTACTACCTGCACTTAACCAGTTTGTCCCATTCCATCGGGCTATGTGATAAGTATTCGGCACACCATTAGCATAGAAAAAATCACCACCAGCATATAATTCGTTATTATAAACAGTAAAACTATATGGAGTTCCATATAAACCTGAACCAACAGTATTCCAATTTGAGCTATTCCAAACGGCAATACTCTGTGAATAGAAATTATTTACAGAATCAAACCATCCACCAACATATAAATTATTATTATATTCTTTTAAAGCATAAACTTGGTTATTTGTTCCTCCTCCAACATCTTGCCATGTTTGTGAATAACAAATAATAGGCACTAAGAAGATAATTAACAGGTATATTTTTATTTTCGCTTTCAAGATATTTATTTTCTAAACTTGCCCATAACGGTTTGCGGTTGAATTTGGCAGGCTTTTACTTGCAGTCATTGTCAAACCGCTAAAATGTTTGACATTTGTATAATTGTCAAGTTGCCCATAACAGCCTGCTAAATTTTAACCGTGTGTTAGGGGCTGGCTATTTTTCTTTTTTTGTTTTCAATCCATTATTTGTATTTAATGTTATTTTTCTTTTTAGGAAAATGAATTTCCTTTTCTCAAATGAAAACTGAGCAGTCTCCTTGTCAAATGAAAAGTTTGAGAATCCACATATTTTTTTGTCCCATGTAAATACATCACATCCACAGTTTTTATTTTTTTCACATATAATAGTATTATTTAATGAATTAAATACAAAAACATGTTCTTGGTCAAAATATGTAGTTCGATTACGATTTATATCTTCAATTATCCACATACATGAAATTATAGTTGAATCAAAAAAAT is from Bacteroidia bacterium and encodes:
- a CDS encoding T9SS type A sorting domain-containing protein, whose translation is MKAKIKIYLLIIFLVPIICYSQTWQDVGGGTNNQVYALKEYNNNLYVGGWFDSVNNFYSQSIAVWNSSNWNTVGSGLYGTPYSFTVYNNELYAGGDFFYANGVPNTYHIARWNGTNWLSAGSTNNDVGQIKAMATYNNNLYAAGNITKIGGVNVNRIGKWNESNWSNVSGGVTGGFMTEVTTMTTLNNKLYIAGDFNYAGTQVAFNIASWDGVQWMDLDTGLSDRALTMTADTIHNNLYVAGAFNLVGGIHGINVNYIAGWNGNNWFSLDQGLSGGIRCMTMYHGDLYVGGSMLIVGSDSTTIYVARWDGVQWHKVIGPNSTVFALQEYKDTLYVGGAFTLPYNNIARYYTPYSNIKEELIPEPEYLGNCIPNPTNGAVVIPYFLPLESKGIISITNIEGTQIKSFKLNPGNNELNISLIGLTNGAYLCKLDIDCGKITRNKKLILNR